A genomic region of Halobaculum lipolyticum contains the following coding sequences:
- a CDS encoding winged helix-turn-helix domain-containing protein has translation MTTDWDVIGYVISSDHRVVVLGRLAEGPATPTRIAEDVELSVSHVSRALGSLRQKDLVELLVPEERRKGRVYGITSEGEEVWADISAKDLAE, from the coding sequence GTGACCACCGACTGGGACGTGATCGGGTACGTCATCAGCTCGGACCACCGCGTGGTCGTCCTCGGACGCCTCGCGGAGGGGCCGGCGACGCCGACCCGGATCGCCGAGGACGTCGAGCTGTCCGTGTCGCACGTCTCGCGTGCGCTCGGCTCGCTCCGGCAGAAGGACCTCGTCGAGCTGCTCGTCCCGGAGGAGCGGCGCAAGGGGCGCGTCTACGGGATCACCTCCGAGGGCGAGGAGGTCTGGGCCGACATCAGCGCCAAAGACCTCGCCGAGTGA
- a CDS encoding DUF7344 domain-containing protein, with amino-acid sequence MSSTNTDTLSRDEVYDILSNGRRRFVIYLLREEGEPIPLSELSDRVAAWENDLPVEELTDQQVKRVYVSLYQTHIPKLEESNIVEYDKDSGVVSLSSNVASLDAYLPEEDRRPIPWQAIYLGLAVVGLLVYGVATAAQGTIPQSTLNAVGLLVFVAFGAVVAAQFLYERRLG; translated from the coding sequence ATGTCGAGCACAAACACAGACACACTGAGCAGGGACGAAGTCTACGACATCCTGAGCAACGGCCGTCGCCGGTTCGTCATCTACTTACTGCGCGAGGAGGGGGAGCCGATCCCGCTCAGCGAGTTGTCGGATCGCGTCGCCGCCTGGGAGAACGATCTCCCGGTGGAGGAGCTGACCGACCAGCAGGTCAAGCGGGTGTACGTCTCGCTGTACCAGACGCACATCCCGAAGCTGGAGGAGTCGAACATCGTCGAGTACGACAAGGACTCGGGGGTCGTCAGCCTCTCGTCCAACGTCGCGTCGCTCGACGCGTACCTTCCGGAGGAGGACCGACGACCGATCCCGTGGCAGGCGATCTACCTCGGGCTGGCGGTGGTCGGGCTGCTCGTGTACGGGGTCGCGACCGCCGCACAGGGGACGATCCCGCAGTCGACGCTCAACGCCGTCGGCCTGCTGGTGTTCGTCGCCTTCGGCGCCGTCGTTGCCGCACAGTTCCTCTACGAACGGAGACTCGGATGA